The Streptomyces sp. NBC_00162 sequence GAAGACCTCCGGGATGCCGATCCACAAGTACGGCCGGTACGAGCAGGTGGAGATCCCGGACCGCACCTGGCCGGACGCCCGCGTCACCAAGGCTCCCCGCTGGCTGTCCACCGACCTGCGTGACGGCAACCAGTCGCTGATCGACCCGATGACCCCCGCCCGCAAGCGCGAGATGTTCGACCTGCTGGTGCGCATGGGCTACAAGGAGATCGAGGTCGGCTTCCCGTCCTCCGGCGAGACCGACTTCAACTTCGTGCGCTCCATCATCGAAGAGGGCGCGATCCCGGACGACGTCACCATCTCCGTACTGACCCAGGCCCGCGAGGACCTGATCGAGCGGACCGTGGAGTCCCTGGTCGGCGCCAAGCGCGCCACCGTGCACCTGTACAACGCGACCGCCCCGACCTTCCGCCGGGTCGTCTTCCGCGGCTCCAAGGAGCAGATCAAGCAGATCGCCGTCGACGGCACCCGCCTGGTCATGGAGTACGCCGGCAAGCTGCTGGGCCCCGAGACCGTCTTCGGCTACCAGTACAGCCCGGAGATCTTCACCGACACCGAGCTGGACTTCGCCCTGGAGGTCTGCGAGGCCGTCTGCGACGTCTGGCAGCCCGCCGAGGGCCGCGAGATCATCCTGAACCTGCCCGCCACCGTGGAGCGCTCGACGCCGTCCACCCACGCGGACCGCTTCGAGTGGATGGCCCGCAACCTGACCCGCCGCGAGCACGTCTGCATCTCCGTGCACCCGCACAACGACCGCGGCACCGCCGTCGCCGCCGCCGAGCTGGCCCTGATGGCCGGCGCCGACCGCATCGAGGGCTGCCTGTTCGGCCAGGGCGAGCGGACCGGCAACGTCGACCTGATCACCCTGGGCATGAACCTGTTCTCCCAGGGCATCGACCCGCAGATCGACTTCTCGCAGATCGACGAGATCCGCCGCACCAGCGAGTACTGCAACCAGATGGAGGTCCACCCGCGCCACCCCTACGCGGGCGACCTGGTCTACACCGCCTTCTCCGGCTCCCACCAGGACGCCATCAAGAAGGGCTTCGACGCGATGGAGGCCGACGCGGCCGCCGCCGGCAAGACCGTCGACGACATCGAGTGGGCGGTCCCGTACCTGCCCATCGACCCCAAGGACGTCGGCCGCTCCTACGAGGCGGTCATCCGGGTCAACTCGCAGTCCGGCAAGGGCGGCATCGCGTACGTCCTGAAGAACGACCACAAGCTGGACCTGCCGCGCCGCATGCAGATCGAGTTCTCCCGGATCATCCAGGCCAAGACCGACGCCGAGGGCGGCGAGGTCACGCCGAAGGCGATCTGGGACGTCTTCTCCGACGAGTACCTGCCGAACCCCGAGAACCCGTGGGGCCGGATCCAGCTGCGCTCGGGCTCGACCGCGACCGACAAGGACGGCACGGACACGCTGACCGTCGAGGCGGTCGTGGACGGCGTGGAGACGGTCCTGGACGGCACCGGCAACGGCCCGATCTCGGCCTTCTTCGACGCGCTGGCCGGCATCGGCGTCGACGCCCGCCTGCTGGACTACACCGAGCACACGATGAGCGAGGGCGCCTCCGCCGTCGCCGCCTCGTACATCGAGTGCGCGATCGACGGCCGGGTCCTGTGGGGCATCGGCATCGACGCCAACACCACCCGCGCCTCCCTGAAGGCGGTCATCTCCGCCGTCAACCGCGCGGGCCGCTGACCCCTCGTACGTGAACCCCGTCCCTCCCTCCGGAGGGGCGGGGTTCCGTCGTTCCCGGATTCAGCGCGCGAGGTAGCCGCCGTCCACCGGCAGGATCACGCCCGTCACGAACGAGGCCGCGTCGGAGGCCAGGAACGCGATGACCCGGGCCACCTCCTCCGGCTCGCCGATCCGGCCCATCGGGTGGGCCTCGGTGATCTCCTCCAGGTACTCCGGCCCGCCCGGCTCGTCCTCGAGCGCGACGACCCGCTCCGTACGGATGGTGCCCGGGGCCACCGCGTTGACGCGGATCCCGTGCGCGGCCCACTCCACGGCGAGGTGCTTGGTCAGACCCGACGCCACGAACTTCGCGGGCCCGTACGCCGCCTGCCGGGCCTGCCCGGCCACCCCCGAGATCGACGAGACGCAGACCAGCGCACCGCCGGGCCGCGGCTGCGCGGTCATCGCCTCGATGGAGTACTTGCAGGTCAGGAACATCCCCCGGCCGTCGATGGCCATCACGTGGTCCCAGTCCTCGGGGCTGGTCTCCCGTACGTCCGAAAGGGGGAGCACCCCGGCGTTCGCCACGGCGACGTCGAGCCGCCCGTACGCGCCGACCGCGGCGGCCACCATCGTGCGGTTGGCCCCCGGATCGGAGACGTCACCGGCCACGACGGTGATCTCGTGACCCTCTTCGGCCAATTGCGTACGAAGGGCCTCCAGGCCGGGGGCGTTGACATCGGTCGCGGTCACCCGGCCCCCGGAGCGGGCCAGCAGCAGGGCGGTGGCACGGCCGATGCCGCTCGCGGCGCCGGTCACCAGACAGGACTTCTCGTTCATGTGGCCGAGGGTAGGGAAAAGGGCGAGGTGGCGCGGGGACGGCGGGGGCGCAGATCGGCCAAGTCCGCGTCGCGCGGCATGTTGTCTTGTCGCACGACTGACGCATCCTCACCGATGTGGCTAACATCACGCGAAACCGTCCGGCGATGTTGCCGGGCGGGGGCCCCGCCCGTGTCCGCAGGACTACGGGGGAGTGACGGAGGTGCGACGTGCTGCCAGTTCGGGGTGGGGACGGCCGGAAGCTGATGGTCTGGGGCATCCGCACCACCTGGAGCACCGTGGGCGACGGGGAGTTCTTCTGCCCCGCCTGCGGTGGGGACCGCAACTACCGCAGGCGGACCGGGCGCCGCCGCTTCACCGTCCTCGGTGTGCCGCTGCTGCCGCGCGGCAGCGCCGGGCCCGTCGTCGAGTGCCAGGGCTGCCGGGAGCGCTTCGACACCGAGGTCCTGGACCACCTCACCACCACCCGCTTCACGGCCATGCTGCGCGACGCCGTGCACACCGTGGCGCTGGCCGTGCTCGCGGCGGGCGGGACGGGCTCGCGCAGCGCGCTGGAGGCCGCCGTGAGCGCCGTACGGGCCGCGGGCTTCCAGGAGTGCACGGAGGAGCAGCTGGAGTCCCTCGTGGACGCGCTGTCCACCGACGAGGGGCGGCTCGGGCTGTACGACGTCCCGGAGTGCTGCGGGGCCGCGCTGTCGATCGAACTCCACGAGGCGCTTGAGCCGCTGGCCCCGCACCTGGCGGGCCCCGGCCGTGAGTCGATCCTGCTCCAGGGCGCGCGGATCGCGCTCGCGGACGGCCCGTACATCCCGGCCGAGCGCGAGGTGCTCTCCACGGTCGGGGCGGCGCTGCGCATCGACGCGGACGACGTGGCCCGGCTCCTGTCGGCGGTGCGCGCGCCGTAGCCGGGCTCTTCCGCCACCCCCGAAACGGCCCGAAACGGGCTCCCCAGACGTAACGATCCGGCCACGTGGGGCCGATTTCAAGATTTTCGCGCGTCCGGTGAACCGCGGAGCCGATCGCTCCGTGCCCGGACCGTCCACCCCTTGGACCACCGGAGCGGGCCCCTTCGCGTGCGCCTGCCCGCATCCAGGCGAGGGCTGTATACGCAGGTCAACCCGTAGGTGCGGTGCGGTCGAGCCGTGGTCGTGCCGTAGGAACGCCTGCCTCCGGACGGCACCCCGTTTACTCCTGTGTGCTGAGCTCCACCACTGGAGAAACCTACAGATCTGGCCGCCGTGGACGTCAACAGTTTGTGGAAGTCGACGATATCTGTGAGGCCCTTCACAGGCGTTCAATTCCGGTCACACGACGAGACGCCGCCGTTAACACAGCGGGGCTTCGATTCACGTGAACGTACTGACAACCCTGGCGGACCAACGGGTTAGCGACCCACTTCGACCAGGGACAACCAGATCTCCTCTCACTTACCTCACCTCTTGAAGGGCAAGGCAGAGATGGCACGTGTCGCCGCCCGGCTTTCCGAAAACGGAGAGCAGAGCACGCACCCGGTCGACGAGGTGCTCCCCCTCCCCAAGCTCGCGCTGTACGGCTTCCAGCACGTACTCGCGTTCTACGCCGGCGCGGTGATCGTTCCGATCATCGTCGGCAACGCGCTGAAGCTGAGCCCTGAACAGCTGGTCTACCTGATCAACGCGGACCTCTTCACCTGCGGTATCGCCTCGATCATCCAGGCCTGGGGCATCGGCCGGATCGGTGCGCGACTGCCGCTGATCCAGGGCGTGACCTTCACTGCCGTCTCCCCGATGATCGCCATCGGCCTCGGCGCGGGCGGCGGAACCGCCGCGCTGCTGGTCATCTACGGCGCGGTCATCACCGCCGGCATCGCGACCTTCGCCTTCGCATGGCTGCCGGGGAAGGCGTTCCGGACGGTCATGCGGCTCTTCCCGCCCGTCGTCACCGGCACCGTGATCACGGTTCTGGGCATCGTCCTGATCCCGGTCGGCCTCAACGACGCGGCGGGCGGCCTCGGCAGCCCCGACTTCGGCGACCCGAAGAACTTCGCGTACGCCGGCGGCACGATGCTCTTCATCCTCGTCCTGATGAAGATCGGCAAGCAGTTCCTCTCCAGCATCTCCATCCTGCTCGGCCTGGTGGCCGGCACCGTGGTCGCCTTCCTCCTCGGGGACGCGAAGTTCGGCGACGTGAGCAAGTCCGACTGGGTCGGCGTCACCACGCCCTTCCACTTCGGCGTCCCGAAGTTCGAGTGGTTCCCGATCGTCCTGATGCTGATCGTCATGCTGATCACCATGGTCGAGACGACCGGTGACACGTACGCGGTCGGCGACATCGTCGGCAAGGACGTCGACAGCGAGACCGTGGCCCGCGCCCTGCGCGCCGACGGCGCCGCGACCGCCCTCGGCGGTGTCCTCAACTCCTTCCCGTACGTCGCCTTCGCCGAGAACGTCGGCCTGGTGCGGATGACCAAGGTCAAGAGCCGGTTCGTGGTCGTGGCCGCCGGTGTGTTCATGATCATCCTGGGGCTGCTGCCCAAGGCCGCCGCGATCGTCGCCGCCGTCCCGCACGGAGTCCTCGGCGGCGCCGCGACCGTCATGTTCGCCATGGTCGCCCTCGCCGGTATCCAGACCCTGGCCAAGGTGGACCTGAAGGAGGAGAAGAACGCGCTGATCGTGGGCGTCTCCCTCGCCTTCGCCCTGCTCCCCGCGACCGTCCCGGTCTTCTTCACCAAGCACATGGACGCGGACCTGTCCTCGCTCCTCAACAGTGGTGTCACCCTCGGTGCCACGACCGCCATCGTCCTCAACCTGATCTTCAACGGTCTGACCAAGGACGACGCACCGGCCGTCGCCGCGGTCGAGCTGCCCGCCCAGCCGACGGCAGCCCCGGCGGACGCCGAGAAGGCCGAGAAGGCGGACAAGGCCGAGGAGCCGGTCGAGGCCGAGAAGGCGGTCGAGACGGACGAGGCGCAGACGCCCGCCTCCTGATCCTCCCAAGGGGTGCTGGCCCCTCGTCCGGACTCTGGTCCGGGCGGGGGGCCATCGCTGTCCGTGGTGCGGGTGACAATGGGCGCATGAGTCTGTTCCGCGACGACGGCATCGTGCTGCGCACCCAGAAGCTGGGTGAGGCGGACCGCATCATCACGCTGCTGACCCGCGGCCACGGCCGGGTGCGGGCCGTCGCCCGCGGGGTCCGGCGTACGAAGTCCAAGTTCGGTGCCCGGCTGGAACCTTTCTCCCACGCCGACGTGCAGTTCTTCGCCCGCGGCAGCGAGCTGATCGGGCGCAGCCTGCCGCTCTGCACCCAGACCGAGATCATCGCCCCGTACGGCAACGGCATCGTCACCGACTACGCCCGCTACACCGCCGGCACCGCCATGCTGGAGACCGCCGAGCGCTTCACCGAGAACGAGGGCGAGCCCGCCGTACAGCAGTACCTGCTGCTCGTCGGCGCCCTGCGCACGCTCTCGCGCGGCGAGCACGAACCCCACCTCATCCTCGACGCGTTCCTGCTGCGCTCCCTCGCCGTCAACGGCTACGCGCCCAGTTTCGAGGACTGTGCGAAGTGCGGGATCCACGGCCCCAACCGGCACTTCTCCGTCGCCGCGGGCGGGGTGATATGCGGGGACTGCCGGGTGCCCGGCAGCGTCGTACCCTCGTCGGAGGCCATCGCCCTGCTCAGCGCGCTGCTGACGGGCGACTGGAACCATGCCGACGCGTGCGAGGCGCGTCACGTGCGGGAGGGCAGCGGGCTGGTCTCCGCCTATTTGCACTGGCATCTGGAGCGCGGGCTACGCTCCCTGCGATACGTCGAGAAATAGGAGCTGGGCACATGGCACGACGCGGGATTCTGGGACGCTCTCGCCGCGAGTACAAGGTTCCCGAGCCGCACCCGTCCGGTGAGCGCCCGCCGAAGATCCCCGGCGACCTCGTCCCGAACCACGTCGCGGTCGTCATGGACGGCAACGGCCGCTGGGCCAAGGAGCGCGGCCTGCCGCGTACCGAGGGTCACAAGGTCGGCGAGGGCGTCGTGCTCGACGTGCTCAAGGGCTGCCTGGAGATGGGCGTCAAGAACCTCTCCCTGTACGCCTTCTCGACGGAGAACTGGAAGCGCTCGCCCGACGAGGTCCGCTTCCTGATGAACTTCAACCGCGATGTCATCCGGCGCCGCCGCGACGAGATGAACGAGCTGGGCATCCGGATCCGCTGGGTCGGCCGCATGCCGAAGATGTGGAAGTCGGTCGTCCAGGAGCTCCAGGTGGCCCAGGAGCAGACCGTCGACAACGACGCGATGACGCTGTACTTCTGCGTGAACTACGGCGGCCGCGCGGAGATCGCGGACGCGGCCCAGGCCATCGCCCGCGATGTGGCGGCCGGCAAGCTGGACCCGTCGAAGGTCAACGAGAAGACCTTCGCGAAGTACATGTACTACCCGGACATGCCGGACGTGGACCTGTTCCTGCGGCCGAGCGGCGAGCAGCGCACCTCCAACTACCTGCTCTGGCAGAGCGCGTACGCCGAGATGGTCTTCCAGGACGTGCTGTGGCCGGACTTCGACCGGCGCAACCTCTGGCAGGCCTGCCTGGAGTACGCCCAGCGCGACCGCCGCTTCGGCGGCGCGGTCCCGAACCAGGCGGAGGGCCCCACCGGCTGACGGGCGGCCGCGCGCCCCGGCGATAGGCTCCGCTGTCATGGACATGAACGCGGGCACGAATGAGGAGACGGCACGGCAGGACGGGCAGGCCGTCGAGCTCGTCTACCGGACGACCAAGGCGGACCTCGCGCACGCATTGCGAGTCCGGGACGCGCGCACGGCTCAGGGACGCCGTCGGCGCGGGGTATTGATCTTCGCCGGGACGCTGCTGCTGGGGCTCGGCCTGCTGGCGCTGGTGGACGGGGAGATCGCGCCGGGGAGACCGGCGGGCTTCCTCGTCGGCGGGGCGGTGCTGTGGGCCTTCGTGCTGTTCGGCCCGCGGCTCCAGGCGCGAGCCTTCGGCGGGCTGCTGGACAAGGCGGGGGAGGCCCGTACCGTCGTCGACGGGGCCGGGGTCCAGGTGAGCACAGCCGCGTCCCAGACGCGCATCGGCTGGGAGGCGCAGCCGAGGTACGCGGAGACGGCCGAGGCGTTCGTCATGCTCAGTGACGACAAGGGGGCGGTGGCCATGACGGTCCTGCCCAAGCGGGGCGTCCGGGAACCGGCCGACGTCGACCGTCTGCGGGCGCTCCTGGACGCGAACCTGCGTCGGATCTAAGGGCTGTCCCGTAATCCCCG is a genomic window containing:
- a CDS encoding TerB family tellurite resistance protein → MLPVRGGDGRKLMVWGIRTTWSTVGDGEFFCPACGGDRNYRRRTGRRRFTVLGVPLLPRGSAGPVVECQGCRERFDTEVLDHLTTTRFTAMLRDAVHTVALAVLAAGGTGSRSALEAAVSAVRAAGFQECTEEQLESLVDALSTDEGRLGLYDVPECCGAALSIELHEALEPLAPHLAGPGRESILLQGARIALADGPYIPAEREVLSTVGAALRIDADDVARLLSAVRAP
- a CDS encoding isoprenyl transferase, producing the protein MARRGILGRSRREYKVPEPHPSGERPPKIPGDLVPNHVAVVMDGNGRWAKERGLPRTEGHKVGEGVVLDVLKGCLEMGVKNLSLYAFSTENWKRSPDEVRFLMNFNRDVIRRRRDEMNELGIRIRWVGRMPKMWKSVVQELQVAQEQTVDNDAMTLYFCVNYGGRAEIADAAQAIARDVAAGKLDPSKVNEKTFAKYMYYPDMPDVDLFLRPSGEQRTSNYLLWQSAYAEMVFQDVLWPDFDRRNLWQACLEYAQRDRRFGGAVPNQAEGPTG
- a CDS encoding YcxB family protein, whose protein sequence is MDMNAGTNEETARQDGQAVELVYRTTKADLAHALRVRDARTAQGRRRRGVLIFAGTLLLGLGLLALVDGEIAPGRPAGFLVGGAVLWAFVLFGPRLQARAFGGLLDKAGEARTVVDGAGVQVSTAASQTRIGWEAQPRYAETAEAFVMLSDDKGAVAMTVLPKRGVREPADVDRLRALLDANLRRI
- the recO gene encoding DNA repair protein RecO gives rise to the protein MSLFRDDGIVLRTQKLGEADRIITLLTRGHGRVRAVARGVRRTKSKFGARLEPFSHADVQFFARGSELIGRSLPLCTQTEIIAPYGNGIVTDYARYTAGTAMLETAERFTENEGEPAVQQYLLLVGALRTLSRGEHEPHLILDAFLLRSLAVNGYAPSFEDCAKCGIHGPNRHFSVAAGGVICGDCRVPGSVVPSSEAIALLSALLTGDWNHADACEARHVREGSGLVSAYLHWHLERGLRSLRYVEK
- a CDS encoding SDR family NAD(P)-dependent oxidoreductase yields the protein MNEKSCLVTGAASGIGRATALLLARSGGRVTATDVNAPGLEALRTQLAEEGHEITVVAGDVSDPGANRTMVAAAVGAYGRLDVAVANAGVLPLSDVRETSPEDWDHVMAIDGRGMFLTCKYSIEAMTAQPRPGGALVCVSSISGVAGQARQAAYGPAKFVASGLTKHLAVEWAAHGIRVNAVAPGTIRTERVVALEDEPGGPEYLEEITEAHPMGRIGEPEEVARVIAFLASDAASFVTGVILPVDGGYLAR
- a CDS encoding nucleobase:cation symporter-2 family protein, whose product is MARVAARLSENGEQSTHPVDEVLPLPKLALYGFQHVLAFYAGAVIVPIIVGNALKLSPEQLVYLINADLFTCGIASIIQAWGIGRIGARLPLIQGVTFTAVSPMIAIGLGAGGGTAALLVIYGAVITAGIATFAFAWLPGKAFRTVMRLFPPVVTGTVITVLGIVLIPVGLNDAAGGLGSPDFGDPKNFAYAGGTMLFILVLMKIGKQFLSSISILLGLVAGTVVAFLLGDAKFGDVSKSDWVGVTTPFHFGVPKFEWFPIVLMLIVMLITMVETTGDTYAVGDIVGKDVDSETVARALRADGAATALGGVLNSFPYVAFAENVGLVRMTKVKSRFVVVAAGVFMIILGLLPKAAAIVAAVPHGVLGGAATVMFAMVALAGIQTLAKVDLKEEKNALIVGVSLAFALLPATVPVFFTKHMDADLSSLLNSGVTLGATTAIVLNLIFNGLTKDDAPAVAAVELPAQPTAAPADAEKAEKADKAEEPVEAEKAVETDEAQTPAS
- the leuA gene encoding 2-isopropylmalate synthase → MSQQPFVGRPTPITNATHTQKTSGMPIHKYGRYEQVEIPDRTWPDARVTKAPRWLSTDLRDGNQSLIDPMTPARKREMFDLLVRMGYKEIEVGFPSSGETDFNFVRSIIEEGAIPDDVTISVLTQAREDLIERTVESLVGAKRATVHLYNATAPTFRRVVFRGSKEQIKQIAVDGTRLVMEYAGKLLGPETVFGYQYSPEIFTDTELDFALEVCEAVCDVWQPAEGREIILNLPATVERSTPSTHADRFEWMARNLTRREHVCISVHPHNDRGTAVAAAELALMAGADRIEGCLFGQGERTGNVDLITLGMNLFSQGIDPQIDFSQIDEIRRTSEYCNQMEVHPRHPYAGDLVYTAFSGSHQDAIKKGFDAMEADAAAAGKTVDDIEWAVPYLPIDPKDVGRSYEAVIRVNSQSGKGGIAYVLKNDHKLDLPRRMQIEFSRIIQAKTDAEGGEVTPKAIWDVFSDEYLPNPENPWGRIQLRSGSTATDKDGTDTLTVEAVVDGVETVLDGTGNGPISAFFDALAGIGVDARLLDYTEHTMSEGASAVAASYIECAIDGRVLWGIGIDANTTRASLKAVISAVNRAGR